CCTCAAAGGTAGGATccacctcctcccctctccttcctAGCACAGGTGGGGAGATGGTGGCTGCATGACGGCCCTGCAGGTTAGTGGTGGCGGCAGGCAGGCAGGAGGGGAAGCAAGCGATCGGGATGATCTGGATTAGGGCCTAAGAGTGAGGTGGACAGGAGTTGGTTGATGAGGAAGTGCTTGGATGTGGACGAGGAGCGGCCGACGGGAGGATACAGATGAGGTGCTTTTTGCTCTTGCTTGCGGTGGTTGACGAGGGGTGGTGGCCAGGATGCAAGAGTGGAGGTGGCAGTGGCGATGCATCTCGGGTGGGGTACATCCTACACAGAGCGGAGCATGCTGTTGCGGCCCACTGTGTTAATGGCCCTGGCAGCTGCTGCCGAATTTTGTAGGCGGAGATGCATGCGCTTTGGTCACACAAGCCACAGAGGACAGATCAATGGGGATTGTGGGTGTCATGAGAGATGTGTGCTTGAGTTCTCTGTACGCATGGGCTGATGGGCTCAGCAACGAATCGTGCTTGTTTGATTCCAAATTTCCAATACATTATTTGCAGCTGTGGTTGATTCATGAATGCTGCTAGATAAAGAGTGACTGGTGTTGCTATAATGGTTGATTCATGAATGCTGCTCGATATTCCTCTCCATTTTAGTATTCAGTGGCATAAATTTGCTTTCATAACTTCCGCCGTTGATATAATGTTTGTTCATGTCCGAGAACAGAATTTGCTGCGGCTTCCTAAACCTAGACAGGAAAAAAGAATGACTGGCGGATCGGTAAGACGTATGAAAATCTATACACTAATTGCAAAGCTGCACCGAAAGATAGTTCAAAACATAGCCGTTATATATCTATCTCACCATTATAAATACAATCATTAGAAATGTTGCcatgacaaatactccctccgttcctaaatagttatctttttagagatttcaaatggactatcacatacggatgtatatagacatattttagagtgtagattcactcattttgctcagtatgtagtcacttgttgacatctctagaaagacaaatatttaggaacggcggGAGTATACTGTTAGTTACGAGATATTACTGACATACATGAGAGAGAGTAATAATATGGAGGGTGAAATTTGGCTGGTCTGTTGTAGAAGATAGAGGGGGAAATCTTTTTAGATGACCAGCCAAATGGAGatatagagggggaggggggcggggggATTTAGATGGCCAGCCAAATGGAGATAGAAGGTCAAATTTGGCTAGTCTGCTCGACATGTTCTAACCATACTTCCCAGTTCTCATTATCAACTAGATCCAGAAGACAGAAGTACAAAACATCATAATCTTGTCAGCTGTGGCAACAGTTCTTTTTTTTCCCCTTGAACCAAGGCACCATCAGTTCATACACTCCTGTTTTGCTTTTTACACACAAAATTCCTATTCTAATTTTACTAGGTTCGATAACAGCAAGATGCCAAAACTAAGCATATTGAGTGAAACAACAGCACAAGATCATAACCACATGCAGCAAGAGGTAAAAAACATTTAGTGTTCCAGGTTCGCAACACAAGAAAAGTAGTAGAAATAAACAAAGGAACTTACATTCACTGGCCAATCAAACTGAAAGTGCTTGCATAACTGGAATCTCTCCATGTCATAATCCCTTACACCGGAGTCATTATTCGATGCCATGAAATGAACAGCACCACTGGAAGGAAAACAAGAACTATCATGAACACACACTCAACAAGGTCACAACCTAATAATGGGGACATCACATTACCTAGCAGTATTGAATATCTCAACTGCATTAGTAATAGCATTATCATCATATGTTGTTCGACAGCAAAAGCTTATTCCTTCTCGATCAAGGTGCTGCATTCCACATCAACAGAAGTGGTAAAAATCAATATTACATTTCAGCACACACACAAAATCATAGCAAATGAAAAAAACAGTAATTAGTCGTCATCAATTAGTGATTTTCAGCAAAATTTTCAGAATGAAAAAAAGAACTATTCTTTTGCAAAGAGTTTATTGAACACCAAACATGATCTTTTTATAGATTTTACTCTTGAAGAAACAGGCTCAAGTACTTCGAATCCAACAATATCAGACTCTTTTGAGGTACAGTCCCAACCACCCAGGTAATCAGTGATTATATTGGTCCACCACAAGCATCCCACCATAAAATCCTCAATCCCTTTAGCTATTAGTCTAGTGGTTAGAATCAATGGTGCACTAAGAGCAAGGAGCTAGGTGAGTATGCAGTAAACGAATGTTATTGACATCACAAATAATGGAAGTTTGTCACCACGCCAGAGATAGCAGATTTATATAGATTCAAAAAGATTCAAGTTACTTTGGGCAACCTACCTTGCAGATTAGCTCCCCTTGAAATCCACCAGCTACCAGCAAATTGTCCTTGACTGCCAAGGTACTAACTTGAGTCTGAGAAAAACCCTCTAATAGACTTCCAGGGTGCTTCTGAAATAAGAGATCCACAAACATTAAAAGAAGAATGAGACAAGCTCTACAGGATGTGAAAAATTGAGACAGATTATGAAGTACAATCATGCACCATACCTCCCTTGGTGCCACATGACCTTGGACATTCATAAGTTCAGTGTCCACACCACTCAACGCTGACCAGTGAAGCACTGAGTAATGTGACATTAGGTAGACGTCATGCTTGGATGTAGCCCATACTAAATTTCTCAGCTGCAGGCACAAATCATGTCAATTGTTTCACGCTCTTGAAAGTCACAGAATCAAAATTGTGCAAGGAATGGGAAAAACATCAGTTAAGAATCTGAGACCAAATGCAAATGGTTAGATCAAACACAGCAACAGTTTAGGTTACACAGATTATAGGCAGAGAAACATAATCAGGACTTGCAGACACCTTTCAACAAGTTGAATCCCTATGGTAAAAGGTTCTCCAAACAGCCATGTAACTTGAATTAACCCCAAAGATACAAGGACCAGCCTAGGTCCTTATGTTAAGGACCACCTTCCTCTCTTTTTAATATACGGATACATTTCATCATGCAAACAACTTCTAAATTTTCAAGCAAGCATTTCATGCTCTAAAATGTTTAATTCAACTTAAGTTATTACTACAAGCTTTAGAAACTAATATATACCAATACAGCTAAAAGCATTGATGCAATTTTCTTCAAACTAGAAGTTAGAATTtgcaatcaagcatgaagtagtgGACCAAAATAACAGTCAAATATGGAGTTAAGCTTAGCAATTTTGCAACTGCTTTATTCTTTGACTCCAATATACTCAAGGAGATGGTTCATCTAAGATTGTGAAGACAAAATATCAAACTGGATGTTGGCTAATAGAGTAGCTTAGCACATATGAATATGATTGCATTAGTGATCAGTACATCATAATCTTATCATGGAGCATCAAGAAAGGTGTGCCAATGAAAAGATACACAAACAATTGCATTTGATGATTATTTGGCAACACAATAATGTGTGATGGTGTGCGTGCTGGGGACGGGTGGCGAGGCAGAATGAACCCACCTGAAAATGTAGGATGGTTGATTTTACTGATCTAGTATTTTGTCTGAATTCATAATACATTCCACCTTTCACAGTCGGTTTGCATTCCTGTGTCAAGACAACATGTCAGCTGTTAACAGACAGAAAACTTTGCGTAAGCTGCTGAACTTTCTACAAGGCACACACCTTGGCTGCTGCTTCTCCAGAATTAGGAATGTTCTCATAGTTTTTGTACTGCTCTAATCTGGTCTGTCTGTAGTTTTCCCTTGTGATAGCTAGCCTCTCCCATGGTATTCCTTGGATGTCTTTCCCTTTTCTTGCATCCGCTGCCGAAGTATCTGGGATCTTATCATTCTAAACAGAGAAGGAAGAACAAACATTTAGAGAACTGCAGCATGGTTTATGTAGTTAAAACAACGGTAAATTAGAAACAACAGAAACAAATCGCATATATGTAAACTCTTATTGGTAAAGTTCAAGGTTGGCAAGTAAAGTTAGAAAATTGGTAAGAGAAATAACTGGTTTATTTATCCTATGTCGATAGTTCAAACAAACTAGTGGTTTAGAAATGGAAGCCagaataaacggaacagtggaagcaTATTACACATGCATGGCAAGTTGATATCATGAGAAGAGAGGCATAATCTTGTAACAGATAGCTGTGTACATAAAAAGAGTAGGTGAATGAACGCTACAAGACATGTGACAGTGTGCAACCGTCTAAAACAACAAGCTCCATCACTCCAGACAACCCTCTAAATAATACACGCTCCCAAGCATGAGACCGTTGTCGTTTTGTTCATCCCTCCCTAAATAAGAGAATGACCAATCAATGCCACAAGCAAATCATTTATATGTTCATATAACCTATCCAGGTCTGCTCCATGTTAATATGTAGTATAGGACAAACAGCATCAGGATAATGTAACGCTCCCAAGCGTAAGACCGCTGTCATTCTGTTCATCCCCCTCTAAATAAGAGAATGGCCAATCAATGCTACAATCAAGTCATTTATATGTTCACATAACTGATCCAGGTAAGCTCCATGTTAATATGTAGCATACGACAAGCAGCATGCGTACTACGTAACACTCCCCAAGCACGAGATCGTTGTCGTTTGTCCATTCCTCTCCAGATAAGAGAATGAAAAACCACTGCCCGAGTCAGGTGCTCCATGTTACTATCTAGTATACGACAAATAGCATGAGGACTACGTAAGCGAATCTAGCATCAGTGAAAAAATGCTCAAGCTTCTGATAAAACAACAAGACCTGCATTTATACGTAACACCTAATTCCAATTGCAGCGATCACAACAATACAAAATAACAACTGATGGACATACCGAATGGGCATACTCGTCATCCTCCGAATCGGAGTCTCTTAAACCTCGCTCGTGGTGGGCGTCAACCATGTCCTCAGCGGGGTCGTCCATGTCATAATCATCCTCCATGTCTTCGACGTGATCGTCGTGATAATTGGACATTGATCCTCTCCTAGGAGAGAAGCCTCCCTGACCTGTAAACAGAATGCCAACAACAACATCAGCAACCACGCACGGTCTCGCTGAAACGAATTGCACATGGAGCAAACAGCCAAGCACGTCTAGAACCTCCTACACAAGTCAGAATGGTAAGAGCAGTTGCCAAACACAACAGGAATTGCTGCAAATCTAGGAAGCCTTCCGCAATTTCCATTCCATTAGCACCACAGCATATTTCCAGCGACACATATATTTGCCCGTTCTGGTTTCTGGGCACTTTGGGAATAATTATAAGCAGACATGACGAGAAAATCCGCAGTAAATGGAACGAAGTCAACACGCGGTAGAATTCGCAGGCATATATCAACGGAGAAAGCGAATCGAGTAGAAAGTCAACAGTTGCATGATTAGCAGCGGACTAAACTTCCCGGAGGACGAAGAAAAAAAAAATCCCTCCCTGGAAATCATTGAAAGAACGCGCTTTTCCCCTCAAATCGGGCACGCGCACGCAACCAATTCACCCGAGCCACGCGCCCCAAACCCTAGAACCCGCCGTCCCAGCCCGCCCGCCGCCCAGATCTGCCCTTAATTCGACAGATCACCATTACCCAACACGAAAAAATCACGGGAAAATCCGCCAAAACAGCGCGGAAACGGGGGGCGGGACGGGACGCACCTGGAGGGTCGAGCGAGGGGGGCGCGAATCGGCCGCCGGGGTAGAGCGGAGGGGGGGAAAGCCTGCGCCTCAGAAGACGCCGCCCAAGCAGAACGGAGATGGATCCCCCCGGAAAATATAAGGGACGGACGGGGCGAGCGTACTACCCTTTTTCTCTCCCTGCGGACAGCAGGAAGAAATGATTAATCTTTTTCCGACTATTTTCCGCTCCCCGTTCTGGGATTTATCCTCTCCCGCAACcgctttttgtttctattttcgtCTATTCTTTTTTATCCTTTTGTAATAAAACAAAAAATGAATTTTTAGGTTTATCGCTGGGTGTGTGTGTTCATCTGCTGGGACAGGGACGGGATAGGGCCATGACGAGGGCGGATGATATAGCCATGGGCGACTGGGAGGCTGGAAATGACGGGCCTGCCCCCGCGATGGTTCAGGACGTTAGAGGCTGGGTACTGCATTTTGGTCACGTCGGTGCCAACTTGGAGGGACTGACGCACCGATGAATGATTGGAGTTGCAGCAGGGACTAAGGCTATATGTGTCTTTTCAGCCCAAATGTTGGGGAGCAATAGTGGACTTAGAACAAGTACAATAATCAGCTTATATCGCTTCAATGGCATTTTTACTTATGTGAAAGAGAAAGACATGAAAAAATGATGGAAGTGGACTCTCATATAAGAGTCTAGCTACATGCGTACTCCtaggcaaatgcaataaatataaagaaaaagataaagaaaagGTAAAAAAAATAGTATTCTTATAGCCAACATTATAGCTAACCTTATATGGGTGACTATAAGTGATGactatatatgacatggcaacatcatatagtcAGCAGGGTTGTATGATCTTTCCATGTCACGTATACTCAATCTAATAGCCAACAAGTGTAGTAactattactccctctgtcccataatataagaacgtttttaggtgtaaaaacactcttatattatgggacaattatgggacagagggagtaattgaTAAGTACAtgtgcgtgtgtatgtgtgtgtgtgcgcgtgcgcgcaCGCGTGTGTGTGTTCAGGAGGCACATAAAAATCAATGCTCGGGATGTGTGTCCTTGTCGATTTTTATGTGAAAAATACGTGTCAATATGCATAAGAAATAAATGGCAGGTAGTCGTGTCAATATGCTTAGTCTCGTTTGCCTAGATGGGGATCAACCCGACGATGTCCGTGCTAGTCACTGGCGAGGAGGCTGGTGGCAAGTACTGACGAGGAGTTGTGATGAGACGAGGAGGAAAGGAATTCGTTTCCATGGACGCGATTGTCGGGGTGCCCGATTCGTAGTCTCCCTCGTCGACTTTGCCACCAGAAGCACATAGATCTAGGtacctgctacttgtgagctgtgttgggatttccctgaagaggagaggataatgcagtacattagagataagtattttcctcagttatgaaaccaagactatcaattcagtaggagaaccaagcaacactatgtaaacaacatctgcacacaaacaacaaatactcgcaacccaacacgtagaggggttgt
Above is a window of Triticum aestivum cultivar Chinese Spring chromosome 6B, IWGSC CS RefSeq v2.1, whole genome shotgun sequence DNA encoding:
- the LOC123138060 gene encoding uncharacterized WD repeat-containing protein C2A9.03, yielding MSNYHDDHVEDMEDDYDMDDPAEDMVDAHHERGLRDSDSEDDEYAHSNDKIPDTSAADARKGKDIQGIPWERLAITRENYRQTRLEQYKNYENIPNSGEAAAKECKPTVKGGMYYEFRQNTRSVKSTILHFQLRNLVWATSKHDVYLMSHYSVLHWSALSGVDTELMNVQGHVAPREKHPGSLLEGFSQTQVSTLAVKDNLLVAGGFQGELICKHLDREGISFCCRTTYDDNAITNAVEIFNTASGAVHFMASNNDSGVRDYDMERFQLCKHFQFDWPVNHTSLSPDGKLVVIVGDDPNGLLIDANSGKTLHSMKGHHDFSFASAWSPDGRTFATGNQDKTCRIWDARNLSKAVHVLKGNLGAIRSIRFTSDGQFLSMAEPADFVHIFDVKSDYNRRQELDFFGEISGMSFSPDTDALFVGVWDRTYGSLLQFGRLYNNWYHDSLL